The following nucleotide sequence is from Glycine max cultivar Williams 82 chromosome 9, Glycine_max_v4.0, whole genome shotgun sequence.
GactaattataagaataaaacttAATGGAATAGATGGATTGGAtcaacaattattataaatgattaacaaattgttttttaaaagcaaTGTGTAAAATATTGATCAATGATGTGCTGTAATTTAGTGATATTATGAAAGGCAAGAGTCTCACATTTTTTAGTTATACATtgtcttaaatataaataattaaaagacttaaataaTCTTTTTGGTCCTTATAAGGtagaatgttttatttattttaaatatttttgttttgattttaattcttcaaagattttaattttattttaatttttattatcaaataataagGATATTGGCTGTTTATTGACTTACCAGGTCATTAATGAGATTAATGAGTTTGATAGGATAACcgtatttaacttttttaaattatgtttttttgaagaaaaaaaatatttttaaatcttcaTTTATTCAAACTAGTTTACAACGTCAAACTAgttgattataaatttaaaacacattttatccaaaaaaaattatacatgatTAATCTATTAAACTTCTTGATgacatgataaattaataaaaattggtTGTTAGTATATCATATGATGTTACTTAACAatatatatgaactaaaaaaatctttaaaggattaaattataaaaaaataataaaaggactagataaaaaaaatcctgtTTTATAGGGATAAGAAGGTTATTTAAGCttgattaaaattacttatttcaGTCTCTaacaaattgattattttagaGGATGATCAAAGTTTCGTAATAGAATTTCCTTTTCTTAGTCAACacatttgaattatatattaCTGTTAAGAGTGGGCAACTTTGAATTTTGTCATTGTTTTCTGATTCACCACTAAACTGGTTTGCATGGTTATACTCACTTTTGAAAATCACATCTGACCTTaattcacattttttaaaaagtagacGTGGACAGACTTTTAAATGCAAGTTTTACGAGGGGTAGTTGATCATAATTACGATTTTTTCTACACGCTAACGTTTATCTCAGataaattttaagtgattagccCAGTGGAGTAATAATAATACCAATAGTTAATTTTGCTATTAATAATtgagatttattattttatttttaaagtgattttttgACTGATTTTTTGAAGTGTTttagtcactttaaaaaagCAAATccaaattttacatatatacaatAGTATTAGAAAAGTTTTCTCAATCGCGAAATAGGCATCAATTTCTCTCCTTAAAatacatgtataaaaaaataggttttatTCATgccttgttttttcttctttcttttttttaaaatgtttattcatattttgttagtaattgtatttgaaaaaaaaagttaaatatttattaagattaGTTTGGATTAGCAGTAAATAGTAGAACGATGAGATATTGAGTAAAAGGGAAAGTGGTTTCATATTTGATTTGTAAAAACTACAAATAATAGAAGATAAatcatgattaattttattttattgcctaatcaaaattttctttccttcaatttggGTGCACGTGATGAAACAAAGCTTCTAATGTTTAAATCTTTGACTGACTGGTTGCATGTAGAAAATCAAATATAGTATTAAGGAATGCGTagataatcatttttattctgAAAGTATACTTTGTTGACAAATGTGTCCCTAAAGatttaaatgcaaaatttagtcCTCGAAAATGTTAAGAGTGTGACAAAAATATTCCGTAGTCAACTTTCTTCCGTTACCGTTAAAAAAGTTGCCTACGTGGCACAGATGGACAAATTGTCACAATATTGATTGCCAACGTGGTCTGCTGACTAGATTggacaaaaatatcaataagaAATCATTTTTGGACGTAAACgtcaataaaaattttatggATCAAATTGTcagtatttttttgttggagaAATTTGTTAGTAATTTTACTTGGACTTAAATGTCAGTGTcttcttttggaacaaaatgtcaattttgtgatatattttGGTCATTTGGATGAAAATAGTTACCAATTTTTTACTACAATGTCAGTAATTTCACATAATTGCGGCAAGCTTTGCATAATTCTTGGGGTGTCCATACATTAACCAAATTTGTTTCAACTTCTTCCCATAATTCACCGTCGACATACTCGAGTGTCTCATTTACATTTTGTATGAATTTACTATTGTGGTGCAAAATAAGACTAATTTCATCATACATTCTATAGAgaaacataacaaaaattaattgtatattCACAAAAAGAGAACATAAAAAGTTTCATAATAGAGAAGAGAAGGCAAGTTTCATaatagagaagagaaaagaagaagtttGAGAATAAAGAAGAGAACACAAGAGAAGAGGTTTGACGGCAGAGGCCAGATGAACAATGACCACCACGAAAAATGCGATGGCGACGACGTCGTTACGGTTATCGTCGAAACCCCAAAACAATCGTCTCTCGACGACGAAGACACTAGTTGACGACGGTGCCATTACGACCAACCAATAAAAGTCATATgcgtagaaaaaaataaaaaagcatacAAAAACGACACAACATATGATAAAGTTCAAACCTAGGTGTGCGTCGTTGTGGTCATCGTCGACGGGAACGATTGTATGGGTGTGCGTCGTCGTATGTCGTTGTGCATTGCCGTGTGTTGCTGTGCGTCACTGTGGTTGGGAGATTTGCCCGCGTAATGAGGTTGTGGAAGTGTGGGAGATAAAGAACTTCTCTTGTAGAAGTTTCTAAAAGTGTGGGagatgaagaaaaatcaagaacgTAGCTTTTGGGAATGAAAAGTCAATTTTGGGTTGTGTAATCCTTTTGGGAATGAAGAAAATCAGCgccaaaaaatcatttttcccACAGTAAGGGAAATCAAAAGTCACTACATATGTagtatatgacaaatatgtccccACGTTACTGCATCTGGCTAtctaggaacaagctgatttttgaagattatcaattttctgtaatagaggttattagcaagattaagtttcttatgtatagacaagcgcacctgttgcatttgttttagcatcttgatataggccttcttgtattagggaggTTTTGATTTTCTCTAGCTGCGAGGTATGTCCcatttattattgtatcattttgggtttaatataatttacatttttcccaaaaaaaaaatatgtcccCACGTTGGCCGCCATgtgagtaattttttattgacaaaattGTCCCTGTGCCACGTAAGCAACTTTTTTAGCGGTGATGGACAGAAGTTGACGTCAGGATATTTTTGTCGCACTTTTAACACTTTCGAgaacaaaattttgtatttagatCTTTCAAGGACACATTTATTAACGAATTACACTTCTACGAATAAAGGTGATTATTTTACTCTTAAGTAATTCTCACAAATTCCTAACATCATACTTCATTGGATTGGCGAAGAGCAAATGCAGCATAGTACTTTTTGTCTCTTTCTAGTTTCCTTCTAGAGACAATTTTTCAGTCAAAGCAAAGATAGGATCTAATACAATGAAAACTACAAAAGACTGAACGACCTTAAATGACTTGGCTATATTGTTTTCATTGACTTCATCACCCTCAAGTCATCGACAGTTTTCATACCATAATGTGAACTAAGTTTTGTgccacagaaaaagaaaaaagaaaaaagaaaaaagaaaaagaaaaagaaaaagagaagaaaccaAGTCTTGTATATTGTATATAATGCAATGAGATATCACCCTTCTTTGCATTCTAATCACAACAACTAACCAACGTAGTTATGGCTTCCTCTCTACACAACTATGTTCTTGCTATCTTACTTTTGGCCATAACCCAATTCAAAACCACATCTGCGGGCTCCCATCACCACCTCCAGCACCTCAAATCCCTTCACTTCTCTCTGTTTCAACACGAGACCATAAACAAAACCGGATACATCATAGTGGATGGTATAAAAGGAGGAGCAGGGGTGACTCAAACCACAACCCCTTTTGGCACCTTATTTGCCTTTCAGGACCCTTTGACTGTTGCAGCCAACAGGTCCTCCAAACTAGTTGGGATTGCAGAAGGGACTACAGTCACATCTAGTCTCGACGGGCTTCGGAGCATTTCGATCGCCAAGCTAACCCTGCGTTTGAAGCACCACAAGGGCTCCCTTTCCATTGTTGGTGTCACAAACAATGTCAAACCCTCTGATCTTCCAGTGGTAGGAGGCACTGAAGATTTCATGTTTGTGCAAGGCTATATTAGTACTTCTCCAGTTGATCTCAAGGGTCTTACTGTTGTCTACAAGATTGAGTTTCATCTTTACTGGCCCCCATATGCAACTCAAGCCTCATGAACTATGTTGCATGGGTAGAATTTATGTATGTTGTGAATTTTAAGGTATCCCTGTATCTATGGTCATGAAGGTCCTGAACAAGAACAGCctaataattttgtttggaaAATTACCACCTGTAGCGTTATTGTCTTCGTTTAAATTTGTTCTTAGTAGTCAGTAATTTCTATTGTATTTCCAAGATGTTGATTCAAGTGGTTAATCTTCCATTTTCTTGTCTGTTTgtgctattattattattattttagtactGAAATGAAATAATGATTTAGTATCAACAACCTCATTATTATTACCGACTTTTAATTGTATAGATTTCAGAGTCTACGCAAGGGCATGGATTTCGCTACCAAGTTATTTGATCTACGAGATGCCGGATGCTTTAATTGATCTCAATTTTGTAGTAACAAGCAACAATAACAATTAGAACTGAAAATGCTAAAAGACAAAGGTTACCAATACCAACACACTCTTTTAACGCAACTATTTAAATACACCCTTTATTATTTGGTGAAATTTGTGTATAACTCACTTAAATGATGTGGAACCTCACTTTTTATTTACTAGTTTCCGCTCTTTTGTTGTTGAATGTGTTGTTATACTCATAGGAGAATGATGAGAGCAAAAATAATCCTAGTGATTCCAGCAGAAACAACGATGAAACACAGCAATGTCAAAGGAATGAATTCTCTTAAAAACGTACAAAAAGAATCAACTGGATATGAGATTCCCAAGAACTTGGAGTTCTTCAATCTTATACAAGAACAAATAAAACCAGCATATACAAAGGAGAAGGCAGAGCAGGAACTGCTGACAAAGCAGCAATCGCTATAATGGGATATGAATCAATTTTAGAAGCTATAATAACTACAAAATTGTTATAATAAGAAGTGTGTAAGGAACCTTGTGCAATTCGTTGAAGTGATCTAAATGTAGAACTAAGACTCCTGCAggttaatagccaaaaaatgaTCTTATATGGAAGTCAACACCGTGGCTTGTGTAGGCGAGGTCTGTTGCATAAAAGCCGACCATTGGCCTTTGCAAAATGCTGCTATACCAACACTAAGTGCCGAAAATCATATCTAACTGCAAGAACGAATAAGTGATTGTCAATGGAAAACCTTGACACACCATATGATACTAGTTCATTAACATAGCACTTCGATTGTAAAGACATTTTTACTTTAGttgatttaacttttttatgacAAATTCTTACCTATCACATACACCTGTATAGATCGCACAGGAATTCTCATAAAATTTCAGATCACGTTTTTGCTTTAGTTATCTTGAAAGACATCATACACAGATCAGGATCTTTGGGAAAGCTTTTTATGGagcaaataattttctttttcaaaagctCACTCAAACGGCTTCATACAATAACTACTTCAAAATGTAGTGAAAGATTATACTCTCGAGTAATGAAGTCTAAACTCTTGTTCCTATAACTAGTGTTTCCATCTGGCTAGAGTATCAGggggcaaaaaaaataaaataggatcTGATAGAAACAGGAAGCAAGAATGAATGATTCTTCAATTTTATCGGTTGAATAAAACGGGAAAGTGATCAGCTATTTTGCCCAAGTCACTAAGAAAACGAATGGAGAAATAGAATGCTAATAACTATTGTTTCCAGTAATCCAAAAGAAAGGTGAGATAAATGGTTCCAAGTCACAGGTTTTTCTTAATAGTTTGTGGGTCAGCATGCACatgcagttaaaaaaaaaaatcgtttaGACTTCAGGTGTACAAATACTAGTTGAAGAAGAAATGATGGATAAAGTTTCTCAAGGATATGATCCAACACAACATGAAAAATCAGAATCACCAACAGTACAAATACTAGTTTGCTATATATAGAATCAAAACATAAATAGAACATTAAATGGGGATGTAAAAGTAAATTCAAGCATTAGAAGGATCAGACGTACATGATAACAAGTTATGACAGCATGCACCTACGATTTCTACCCAAGCATATAATGAGATGAGATCCAGACACCTGCTTTGTTCCATCACAAAAGTTATTCAAATAATAGCGCATAAGAGCATTCCAACCATCATTTAGTCCCTGAATTGTGCGATGCCCAAATCTGAATCCATACAAAGTCTTAATGAGGAGGGGATCATAaggttaaattttaaacatgGTAGCCTcattattgaaaattacaagAAATTGTTACATCATATAGctagcattttgatatataaattttatctgaTAGATACATAGGGAGGTCATTCAACGTCGCAGTATAAAACAATTGTATGATTGCATTTTGATGTTCTTTATAATTTACAAGTATTTTGATGTTCTAATTAATTGAATACACGTGTGATTAAAATAGACAACAAAGAATAATTATAGACAAATATGagaaaaattgaatgaaaaatccCTAAACAAGGCTATGGTAAAAAAGAGAAGACATGAATCAATTAGGAGGGATTAGGTTACATTGAATTAAGTAAAGAACATACTTTCTCCATTCATAACTTTATAAGAATGAGACTTTTATCAAATTTAccctttaattataattattcattACCCAGATTGTTTgtgaaaatttgtaaaaattaaataacaataaaatgtaattaaatagttcttattttcatatatttaaatgtGTATATACGAAGTGGCTGTTTGGTTGAGCATCTCTGATCCATGTTTGTCCAAAATTCGCAACAAATATAAAGCAAAAGCAACTATAAGTTGCTTCAATGACTCACATTCAAACTTGCAGGGATCCAAACACAGAGAAAGCCAATCTTAACAGTTGACATATACCAATGAATTATCATATAAT
It contains:
- the LOC100817263 gene encoding dirigent protein 19 translates to MASSLHNYVLAILLLAITQFKTTSAGSHHHLQHLKSLHFSLFQHETINKTGYIIVDGIKGGAGVTQTTTPFGTLFAFQDPLTVAANRSSKLVGIAEGTTVTSSLDGLRSISIAKLTLRLKHHKGSLSIVGVTNNVKPSDLPVVGGTEDFMFVQGYISTSPVDLKGLTVVYKIEFHLYWPPYATQAS